One Aquisediminimonas profunda genomic region harbors:
- a CDS encoding isocitrate lyase/PEP mutase family protein — protein sequence MSDQSKRIAHFRALHEQGCFILPNPWDAGSAKRLQALGFKALASSSSAAAWTLGLKDHQITIEQILDHLHRLCTATDLPVNADFESGFAETPEGVAVNVQRALGTGIAGLSIEDQAGPGHLYPLDMAVARIRAARAEIDASGTGALLVARTEAYLNEIKDVAFAIERLTAFAEAGADCLFAPGMTDAAEIAETVKAVAPKPVNVLIMNSDMRVADLAALGVRRVSVGGALAAAAWRGFDAAAAALAEQLV from the coding sequence ATGTCTGACCAATCAAAGCGTATCGCGCACTTCCGCGCTCTTCATGAACAAGGCTGCTTCATCCTGCCCAATCCGTGGGATGCGGGCAGCGCAAAGCGGCTTCAGGCCCTCGGCTTCAAGGCCTTGGCCTCTTCGAGTTCTGCCGCAGCATGGACGCTGGGTCTCAAGGATCACCAGATCACGATTGAACAGATCCTCGATCATCTGCACCGCCTGTGCACGGCAACCGATCTGCCGGTCAATGCAGACTTCGAAAGCGGTTTTGCCGAAACGCCGGAGGGCGTGGCCGTCAATGTGCAGCGCGCGTTGGGGACCGGAATTGCTGGTCTATCTATTGAGGATCAGGCGGGCCCAGGACATCTCTATCCCCTCGACATGGCTGTTGCACGTATTCGGGCGGCACGTGCAGAGATTGATGCAAGCGGAACTGGCGCACTTCTGGTTGCGCGTACCGAAGCCTATCTCAATGAGATCAAGGATGTGGCATTTGCAATCGAGCGTCTGACGGCCTTTGCGGAAGCAGGTGCGGACTGCCTTTTCGCGCCGGGAATGACAGATGCCGCCGAAATCGCCGAGACCGTCAAGGCGGTCGCGCCGAAGCCAGTCAACGTCCTGATCATGAACTCGGACATGCGCGTTGCCGATCTTGCTGCCTTGGGCGTGCGACGGGTCAGTGTTGGCGGCGCACTGGCTGCCGCTGCCTGGCGCGGTTTCGACGCCGCCGCCGCTGCCCTTGCGGAACAGTTGGTCTAA
- a CDS encoding N-acetyltransferase, translated as MPESKETVLTQASLMVRPVASKADRNAFVDLPYRLYASDPNWVPPLKDEVHGLITPGKNPWFEHGEAQLYLAERDGQLVGRISAHIDHFALGQPAEKGMGPGTGNWGLLEAEDQATAEALIAQAEAWLRGKGMHRVLAPLSISVWDEPGLLVSGFDHPPTVMMGHNAATYQGWVEGQGYSFAKALKTWELDISNPFPELVNRIVAAGEKNARIRIRQVEKSRFNEEAKLILGILNDAWSDNWGFVPLSDSEIAYVGKKLKPIVYEDLIMVAEYDGEPVAFMIVLPDINEKLKQFGGKLLPFNWAKLLWWLRRPQVRTMRVPLMGVVKRLQSSRMASQLAFMMIEFIRRNAVNNYGASRGEIGWILEDNQGMNAIADAINSHVNKDYWLYEKAL; from the coding sequence ATGCCCGAGTCAAAGGAGACAGTTTTGACGCAAGCATCACTTATGGTTCGCCCGGTCGCATCCAAAGCTGACCGGAACGCGTTTGTCGATCTGCCTTATCGTCTTTACGCCAGCGATCCGAACTGGGTCCCGCCGCTGAAGGACGAAGTCCATGGCCTCATCACGCCGGGCAAGAATCCCTGGTTTGAACATGGCGAAGCGCAGCTCTATCTTGCCGAACGCGATGGGCAGCTTGTCGGCCGCATTTCCGCGCATATCGACCATTTTGCGCTTGGCCAGCCCGCCGAAAAGGGGATGGGTCCGGGCACAGGCAATTGGGGGCTGCTTGAAGCAGAGGACCAGGCAACTGCCGAGGCCTTGATTGCTCAGGCAGAGGCGTGGCTGCGCGGCAAGGGGATGCACCGGGTCCTCGCTCCCTTGAGCATATCGGTCTGGGATGAGCCAGGCCTGCTGGTATCGGGATTTGATCATCCGCCGACGGTCATGATGGGACATAATGCTGCGACCTATCAGGGCTGGGTCGAAGGGCAGGGGTACAGCTTCGCCAAAGCCCTCAAGACCTGGGAACTCGATATCAGCAATCCCTTTCCCGAACTGGTCAACCGGATCGTCGCCGCGGGCGAGAAAAATGCCCGCATCCGCATCCGTCAGGTCGAAAAATCGCGCTTCAATGAAGAGGCCAAGCTCATTCTTGGCATATTGAACGACGCCTGGTCGGACAATTGGGGATTCGTCCCGCTGTCCGACAGCGAGATTGCCTATGTCGGCAAGAAGCTGAAGCCGATTGTCTATGAAGATCTGATCATGGTTGCCGAATATGACGGGGAGCCCGTTGCCTTCATGATTGTCCTCCCCGACATCAATGAGAAGCTCAAGCAGTTCGGCGGCAAGCTCCTGCCATTCAATTGGGCAAAACTGCTGTGGTGGTTGCGAAGGCCGCAGGTCCGTACGATGCGCGTGCCGCTCATGGGAGTGGTAAAACGGCTCCAGTCTTCGCGCATGGCGAGCCAGCTGGCCTTCATGATGATCGAGTTCATCCGTCGCAATGCCGTAAACAATTACGGGGCCTCGCGGGGCGAGATTGGTTGGATCCTTGAGGACAATCAGGGCATGAATGCGATTGCCGACGCCATAAACTCGCACGTCAACAAGGACTATTGGCTCTACGAAAAGGCATTGTGA
- a CDS encoding M23 family metallopeptidase: MASLSQSNGSGLLSKFRKLFRAKDVFVHDGSALRRVHISARTQFAAASGGTFVVAISLFGLVQFAVGTPAISGAIENFASRQVEVAMMADRVEALQSEVSAIRVSARQHAAKLEARQAFLAAVLKGEADPAKLAALLPADAKSVDAEIAAAFGQVEHSQTAMASAVRMSTEARYRQAAQMVARLGLSPQRLGSEPMTGVGGPYEPVPAGTQMTPVKPGQPDPQFQALFNSWKRLDQLQTGIVAIPSMRPVQSLTFTSNFGIRTDPFRGGAAMHAGVDIPGAYATPIYATADAVVNRTGWAGGYGNLVELNHGRGIQTRYGHLSSILVAPGARVKRGQLIALMGSTGRSTGTHLHYEVRIDGRAVNPVPFLQTSDYLVAMQRRTSSTAVGGPLEPGSK; encoded by the coding sequence ATGGCTTCATTGTCGCAATCGAACGGGTCTGGGCTATTGTCCAAATTCCGTAAGTTGTTTCGCGCAAAAGACGTGTTTGTGCATGATGGAAGCGCGTTGCGCCGGGTCCATATTTCGGCGCGCACTCAATTCGCTGCGGCCTCTGGCGGCACCTTCGTGGTTGCAATTTCGCTGTTCGGTCTCGTGCAGTTTGCTGTGGGCACCCCGGCTATTTCGGGTGCCATTGAGAATTTTGCTTCCCGCCAGGTCGAAGTGGCGATGATGGCTGATCGCGTTGAAGCGCTGCAGTCGGAAGTGTCCGCCATCCGCGTTTCAGCGCGGCAGCATGCCGCCAAGCTTGAAGCGCGCCAGGCCTTTCTGGCAGCCGTGCTAAAGGGTGAAGCCGATCCTGCCAAACTCGCAGCCCTGCTTCCGGCGGATGCAAAGTCGGTTGATGCCGAGATTGCCGCAGCATTTGGCCAGGTCGAACATTCACAGACTGCGATGGCTTCTGCGGTGCGCATGTCCACTGAAGCCCGTTACCGGCAGGCTGCTCAGATGGTTGCCCGTCTCGGGCTGTCGCCGCAGCGGCTTGGGTCCGAGCCGATGACCGGTGTTGGCGGCCCTTATGAGCCGGTTCCGGCGGGCACTCAAATGACTCCGGTCAAGCCGGGTCAGCCCGACCCCCAATTTCAGGCACTTTTCAACAGCTGGAAGCGTCTTGATCAGCTGCAGACCGGCATTGTCGCCATTCCATCGATGCGCCCAGTCCAGAGCCTGACCTTCACGAGCAATTTTGGCATTCGGACCGATCCGTTCCGTGGCGGTGCGGCGATGCATGCTGGGGTGGACATCCCTGGCGCCTATGCGACGCCAATTTATGCGACCGCCGATGCCGTGGTGAACCGCACTGGCTGGGCTGGCGGTTATGGTAATCTGGTCGAACTCAATCACGGGCGCGGCATTCAGACGCGCTATGGCCATTTGTCTTCCATCCTTGTTGCGCCCGGTGCCCGCGTGAAGCGCGGACAATTGATCGCGCTCATGGGCTCGACTGGCCGTTCAACCGGAACCCACCTGCACTATGAAGTGCGGATTGATGGCCGCGCCGTGAACCCCGTGCCGTTCCTCCAAACGTCGGATTATCTGGTTGCGATGCAGCGTCGCACCAGCAGCACGGCGGTGGGCGGTCCATTGGAGCCGGGTTCCAAATAA
- a CDS encoding ferritin-like domain-containing protein: MTSVGEAIREVLLTADPTAKAMRARSVARDWRLGRLAYRLGESMPDRPARPSVPELLPPNRMPSRRRGGSQTNRIAMLHAFAHIEFVAIDLAFDAAGRFGDSQPREFLTDWLSVGADEAMHFALLRRRLVTLGSDYGALPAHDGLWEAAEATRDDLMARLAVVPMVLEARGLDVSPATIARLEASGDRTSARILARIYADEIRHVAVGSRWFARLCDSAGLDMAECWKTLVKQYFRGPLKPPFNDSARSKAGLPRELYASLASAGQVPQ; encoded by the coding sequence GTGACCAGTGTTGGTGAGGCCATTCGTGAGGTTCTGCTGACTGCAGATCCAACAGCCAAGGCAATGCGCGCCCGATCCGTTGCCAGGGATTGGCGGCTCGGACGCCTTGCGTATCGGCTTGGCGAATCGATGCCAGACCGTCCGGCCAGACCCAGTGTGCCCGAATTGTTGCCGCCTAACCGGATGCCGAGCCGTCGACGCGGCGGTTCACAGACAAATCGGATCGCGATGCTCCATGCGTTCGCGCATATCGAATTTGTTGCAATCGACCTCGCCTTCGATGCAGCCGGGCGATTCGGCGACAGTCAGCCGCGCGAATTCTTGACCGATTGGCTTTCTGTTGGCGCGGATGAAGCCATGCATTTTGCACTGCTCCGGCGTCGGCTGGTTACGCTAGGCAGCGATTATGGGGCGCTTCCCGCGCATGACGGCCTGTGGGAAGCAGCGGAAGCGACTCGTGACGATCTTATGGCGCGACTCGCTGTCGTCCCGATGGTCCTTGAAGCGCGCGGTCTTGACGTCAGTCCAGCCACGATCGCGCGCCTTGAGGCGTCGGGAGACCGCACTTCTGCGCGGATTCTGGCGCGCATTTACGCTGATGAGATTCGCCATGTTGCGGTCGGTTCGCGCTGGTTTGCGCGCTTGTGCGATTCTGCGGGACTGGACATGGCAGAATGCTGGAAAACGCTGGTGAAACAGTATTTTCGGGGTCCCCTTAAGCCTCCATTCAACGACTCGGCGCGCTCAAAAGCCGGTCTGCCCCGCGAACTTTATGCATCGCTTGCATCGGCCGGGCAGGTGCCGCAGTGA
- a CDS encoding sulfite exporter TauE/SafE family protein, translated as MGPALSAFLVITAFLTATLSGIFGMAGGLVLMGALAFVLPVSAAFVTHGILQLVANGWRAVLHRQHVAWRIIANYALASAAAAGVIALVSFAPSRPLLFLLLGLVPMLVWLPRHWIQLDAAKTPHALISGFLVTLVNLTAGVAGPLLDIFFVRTELTRHQIVATKAATQVFSHLAKILVYGTPLVLTAQKGAMPPFWIFALAIPASMLGTAAGGWVLDRISDVDFKRWTAWIVTGIGVFYLGKAAQLYL; from the coding sequence ATGGGTCCTGCACTTTCGGCATTCCTGGTCATTACAGCATTCCTGACTGCCACACTTTCCGGCATTTTCGGCATGGCGGGGGGGCTGGTTCTGATGGGGGCGCTGGCTTTTGTCTTGCCGGTTTCGGCAGCCTTTGTGACGCATGGCATCCTCCAGCTCGTAGCAAATGGCTGGCGCGCCGTTCTGCATCGACAGCATGTCGCCTGGCGGATCATTGCCAATTATGCGCTTGCCTCTGCGGCTGCTGCCGGGGTCATTGCGCTGGTGTCCTTTGCGCCCTCGCGCCCCCTGCTGTTCTTGTTGCTCGGGCTTGTCCCCATGCTGGTCTGGTTGCCGAGACATTGGATACAGCTTGATGCAGCCAAGACGCCCCATGCCCTGATATCGGGGTTTCTAGTGACTCTGGTGAACCTCACGGCCGGCGTGGCAGGCCCGTTGCTGGACATTTTCTTTGTGCGGACAGAACTGACCCGACATCAGATTGTCGCGACCAAGGCTGCAACACAGGTGTTCAGCCATCTCGCCAAAATACTTGTGTATGGCACGCCGCTCGTGCTCACGGCACAAAAAGGGGCGATGCCTCCGTTCTGGATTTTTGCCCTCGCCATTCCGGCGTCCATGCTTGGCACTGCCGCCGGAGGCTGGGTGCTTGACCGCATCAGTGATGTCGATTTCAAGCGCTGGACGGCGTGGATCGTGACCGGGATCGGGGTGTTCTATCTCGGCAAGGCGGCGCAACTTTACCTGTGA
- the lptF gene encoding LPS export ABC transporter permease LptF produces the protein MLSAADRYIARLIAAPLFACLVIAALLLVLDKMRRLFDFVVSEGGPVSVVWRMLANLLPEYLSLGIPIGLLLGILLAFRRIALSSELDAFRAIGQSYGRLLRTPYLYAIALALVNLAIVGYVQPYARYAYEGLRFELRSGALGASIKVGEFTHLGKRMTMRIEKSSNNGRDLSGIFVMGEGKDGKTLAVTAEKGTFLATDDPDTIILRLANGVLVHDAPGFKTPRILSFTGHDLPIDLPKIEAFRNRGGKDRELTIPELARVGNDPRVSKMIRDETRANFHFRLVEVAMMLLLPLLAVALAVPPKRSSSSLGVFLSIVMVVAYHKVNEYAESMGSLGLIDPFYALWLPFLGFAALICWMYYTVAYVPGGQPIGALERSFAKLGAGFRRLVAKFIPSLAGS, from the coding sequence ATGCTTTCTGCCGCCGATCGCTATATCGCTCGCTTGATCGCGGCACCGCTCTTCGCCTGTCTGGTCATTGCGGCCCTGCTGCTGGTGCTCGACAAGATGCGGCGGCTGTTCGATTTTGTGGTGTCCGAGGGTGGGCCGGTGAGCGTTGTCTGGCGGATGCTGGCGAATCTTTTGCCGGAATATCTTTCGCTTGGTATCCCGATCGGCCTTTTGCTTGGCATCCTGCTGGCGTTTCGGCGCATTGCGCTGTCATCAGAACTCGATGCCTTTCGCGCGATTGGCCAGAGTTATGGTCGGCTCCTGCGCACGCCCTATCTCTATGCGATTGCTCTTGCGCTCGTGAATCTGGCCATTGTCGGTTACGTGCAGCCCTATGCCCGCTATGCCTATGAAGGGCTTCGGTTCGAACTCCGCTCCGGAGCGCTCGGCGCATCGATCAAGGTTGGTGAATTCACGCATCTGGGCAAGCGCATGACCATGCGGATCGAAAAGAGCAGCAACAATGGTCGAGACCTCTCCGGGATCTTCGTGATGGGTGAAGGCAAGGACGGGAAGACCCTTGCCGTAACGGCCGAAAAAGGGACGTTTCTTGCAACGGATGATCCCGACACCATCATCCTGCGACTGGCGAACGGCGTCCTGGTTCATGATGCCCCGGGCTTCAAGACGCCCCGCATTCTGAGCTTCACCGGACACGACCTGCCCATCGACCTGCCGAAGATCGAAGCGTTTCGCAATCGCGGCGGAAAGGATCGGGAGTTGACGATCCCTGAACTCGCGCGGGTCGGCAATGATCCCAGGGTTTCAAAGATGATTCGCGATGAAACGCGCGCCAATTTTCATTTCCGGCTGGTCGAAGTCGCCATGATGTTGCTCCTGCCATTGCTGGCGGTGGCGCTGGCTGTCCCGCCCAAGCGGTCTTCATCGTCACTTGGTGTGTTCCTGTCGATCGTGATGGTCGTCGCCTATCACAAGGTCAACGAATATGCCGAAAGCATGGGGTCGCTCGGTCTGATCGATCCATTCTATGCGCTCTGGCTCCCCTTCCTTGGCTTTGCGGCCTTGATTTGCTGGATGTATTATACTGTTGCCTATGTGCCGGGCGGGCAGCCAATTGGCGCGCTTGAGCGGTCCTTCGCCAAATTGGGCGCCGGTTTCCGGCGCTTGGTGGCAAAATTCATTCCAAGTCTTGCGGGTAGCTGA
- the lptG gene encoding LPS export ABC transporter permease LptG, whose protein sequence is MSNSFFPSSTISWYMARMFLLRSLAVLLALALVLQTLDLLGESGSVLAYKGNGSAQLWTYLSLRLPEIIAFLLPFSILLGTIITLATLNQNSEVISMKAAGLSAHQVLAPLIVAAFGVALASFAFNDRIVSRATATLDRWQHADYGPIPAERNGADNVWVRDGDHLIHAESVTGRGTATRLSNVTIYNRSGGSLLAIVRAPRAIPQGGGWTLIGASRFDVASGTRTDMGNVQVGAGVRPEQFTLSNVSADGLSFRRLWRAIGELHEAGRPTAALQAGLWHKLAGPLSTILMPLLGAVAAFGLARSGRLFIRAVIGMALGFAYFVADNFGLAMGNLGAYPPLLAAWGPFFLFLLIGEAVLIQTEE, encoded by the coding sequence GTGTCGAACTCCTTTTTCCCGTCGAGCACGATCAGCTGGTATATGGCGCGCATGTTCCTGCTGCGCAGTCTGGCCGTGCTGCTGGCATTGGCGCTTGTGCTGCAGACGCTTGATCTCTTGGGCGAATCCGGAAGCGTGCTGGCCTACAAGGGTAATGGCAGCGCCCAACTTTGGACCTACCTGTCCTTGCGCCTGCCTGAAATCATAGCCTTCCTGTTGCCCTTCTCGATACTCCTGGGCACCATCATCACGCTCGCGACACTCAACCAGAACAGTGAAGTGATCTCGATGAAAGCGGCGGGACTCTCGGCACATCAGGTGCTGGCGCCACTGATCGTCGCGGCCTTTGGCGTCGCGCTTGCATCCTTTGCGTTCAACGACCGCATCGTATCGCGCGCCACTGCAACGCTCGACCGCTGGCAGCATGCTGATTATGGACCCATCCCGGCGGAACGGAATGGTGCAGACAATGTCTGGGTGCGCGACGGAGATCATCTGATCCACGCCGAAAGCGTCACTGGCCGCGGGACTGCAACCCGCCTTTCCAACGTGACGATCTACAATCGGTCCGGAGGTTCTCTGCTGGCCATTGTGCGGGCGCCGCGCGCCATTCCCCAAGGCGGCGGCTGGACCCTGATTGGGGCGAGCCGATTCGATGTGGCCAGTGGAACGCGAACCGATATGGGAAATGTGCAAGTCGGCGCTGGCGTCCGACCGGAACAGTTTACACTTTCAAATGTCAGTGCGGATGGATTGTCATTCCGGCGCCTGTGGAGAGCCATTGGCGAATTGCACGAAGCCGGCCGACCAACGGCAGCCTTGCAGGCCGGCCTCTGGCACAAGCTGGCCGGGCCACTTTCGACCATTTTGATGCCATTGCTGGGCGCCGTTGCAGCCTTTGGCCTCGCGCGGTCTGGCCGGCTTTTTATTCGAGCCGTCATTGGCATGGCATTGGGGTTTGCGTATTTTGTCGCAGACAATTTCGGTCTCGCGATGGGCAATCTGGGTGCCTATCCGCCACTCCTCGCAGCCTGGGGGCCTTTTTTCCTGTTTCTGCTCATTGGCGAAGCGGTCCTGATCCAGACCGAGGAATAG
- the xth gene encoding exodeoxyribonuclease III, producing the protein MRIATYNVNGIKARLPRLIEWLEETQPDVVCLQELKSSDETLPIAEIEAAGYKGVWHGQKAFNGVAILARGHAPVEVQKGLDGEPEDEHSRYIEADIMGLRVASIYLPNGNPQPGPKFDFKLRWFERLTRRAKDLMALEIPVVLAGDYNVIPTDADIANPRSMMDDALMQPESRAAFRRLSMLGLTDALRACHPTGPLWTYWDYQAGAWQRDAGFRIDHLMLSPEAADRLVNAGVDKDHRGREKASDHAAAWIELD; encoded by the coding sequence GTGCGGATTGCCACGTATAACGTCAATGGCATCAAGGCGCGGCTTCCGCGACTGATCGAATGGCTGGAGGAAACGCAACCGGACGTCGTTTGCCTGCAGGAATTGAAGTCAAGCGACGAGACTCTCCCGATCGCCGAAATCGAAGCTGCGGGATACAAGGGCGTCTGGCATGGCCAGAAGGCGTTCAACGGGGTTGCCATTCTGGCGCGCGGCCATGCTCCGGTTGAAGTCCAGAAAGGCCTTGATGGAGAGCCGGAAGACGAACACAGTCGCTATATCGAGGCCGATATCATGGGCCTTCGCGTGGCGAGCATCTATCTGCCCAATGGCAATCCCCAGCCAGGGCCGAAATTCGATTTCAAACTACGCTGGTTCGAACGGCTGACGCGTCGGGCGAAGGACTTGATGGCTCTGGAAATCCCCGTGGTGCTTGCCGGCGACTATAATGTCATTCCCACAGATGCCGATATCGCGAACCCGCGTTCCATGATGGATGACGCGTTGATGCAGCCGGAAAGCCGGGCGGCCTTTCGCCGGCTGTCAATGCTTGGTTTGACCGATGCGCTGCGTGCATGCCACCCGACGGGGCCATTGTGGACTTATTGGGACTATCAGGCCGGTGCCTGGCAGCGCGACGCAGGCTTCCGGATCGATCATCTGATGCTGTCTCCTGAGGCAGCCGACCGGCTGGTCAATGCCGGCGTCGACAAGGACCATCGCGGCCGCGAAAAGGCCAGCGATCATGCAGCCGCCTGGATCGAGCTGGATTAG
- a CDS encoding HesB/IscA family protein: MSVTLSESAAARVAWIAQRQGKPPILRLAVEGGGCSGFQYRYGLADAIEPDDIVTSNGEVRLVVDPVSLDLIEGSEVDFVESLGGSAFRITNPQAASGCGCGASFSV, translated from the coding sequence ATGAGCGTTACTCTCTCCGAAAGCGCAGCTGCGCGTGTTGCCTGGATTGCCCAAAGGCAGGGCAAGCCCCCCATACTGCGCCTTGCGGTTGAAGGCGGGGGATGTTCAGGCTTTCAGTACCGTTATGGCCTCGCGGATGCTATTGAGCCGGACGACATTGTGACCAGCAATGGCGAGGTCCGACTTGTCGTTGATCCTGTCAGTCTTGATCTCATTGAGGGATCGGAAGTGGACTTTGTGGAGTCGCTTGGCGGCTCTGCCTTTCGAATCACCAATCCGCAGGCCGCATCAGGCTGCGGCTGTGGCGCCAGCTTCTCGGTTTGA
- a CDS encoding fatty acid desaturase family protein, whose amino-acid sequence MKSAALTPDSLSPLREAASAKSRVADDMAMIRAAAELTRDLNAPNPWIYWADFLGFTILGYAGLFMALGAAQPFAVVGWAIVSIIGLYRAGLFIHELTHIKHSAVPGFRLAWNLLIGVPLLVPSFLYEGIHNLHHARTRYGTVEDPEYLPLALMKPWTVPLFVLVAALGPIALLVRFAVLTPLSAVIPPLRTLVVERFSGLIINPVFRRRPPEGDARRDWLFLETACSLWAIALLSAVAGGFIPLRDFLMFLGVLSGVVVLNQIRTLVAHLWENDGDVMSVTAQFLDSVNVPPPGVLPALWAPVGLRYHALHHLLPGLPYHALGEAHRRLSAALVPESTYHRASYDGLPGLVIRLMGNTAKGA is encoded by the coding sequence ATGAAATCAGCTGCTCTAACCCCTGACAGCCTTTCGCCGCTTCGCGAAGCTGCATCAGCAAAGTCGCGTGTTGCGGACGACATGGCCATGATTCGCGCCGCGGCCGAACTTACGCGTGATCTGAATGCGCCGAACCCTTGGATCTATTGGGCAGATTTCCTCGGCTTCACGATTCTGGGCTATGCGGGGCTTTTCATGGCCTTGGGCGCCGCGCAGCCATTTGCGGTTGTCGGCTGGGCAATTGTCTCCATCATCGGGCTCTATCGAGCCGGTCTGTTCATTCATGAACTGACCCATATCAAGCATTCGGCTGTGCCTGGCTTTCGGCTCGCCTGGAATCTCCTCATCGGCGTCCCGCTTCTGGTTCCGTCGTTCTTGTATGAGGGAATCCACAATCTTCATCATGCCCGGACGCGCTATGGAACAGTTGAAGATCCGGAATATCTGCCGCTTGCTCTGATGAAGCCCTGGACGGTTCCGCTTTTTGTCCTTGTCGCCGCGCTTGGGCCGATTGCCCTGCTTGTCCGATTTGCCGTTCTGACCCCGCTTTCGGCGGTTATTCCGCCATTGCGCACTCTAGTCGTGGAACGATTTTCCGGGCTGATCATCAATCCCGTCTTCCGCCGCCGTCCCCCAGAAGGCGATGCGCGGCGGGACTGGCTGTTCCTGGAGACGGCTTGCAGCCTCTGGGCAATTGCATTGCTTTCCGCAGTCGCTGGGGGATTCATTCCCCTTCGTGATTTCCTGATGTTTCTGGGCGTGCTGTCCGGCGTTGTTGTGTTGAACCAGATCCGTACGCTCGTCGCCCACCTTTGGGAGAATGACGGTGACGTCATGAGTGTCACGGCCCAGTTCCTCGACAGCGTCAACGTGCCGCCCCCCGGTGTTCTTCCAGCGCTATGGGCGCCAGTCGGGCTTCGCTATCATGCGCTCCACCACCTCCTGCCCGGCCTGCCCTATCATGCACTGGGTGAAGCGCACCGGCGATTGAGCGCCGCACTCGTTCCCGAATCCACCTATCACCGCGCAAGTTATGACGGACTTCCCGGACTGGTCATCCGGCTGATGGGCAATACGGCGAAAGGCGCCTAG